A single genomic interval of Aedes aegypti strain LVP_AGWG chromosome 1, AaegL5.0 Primary Assembly, whole genome shotgun sequence harbors:
- the LOC5570410 gene encoding uncharacterized protein LOC5570410, producing the protein MFQLVVLSALAVIGTLPITRAQNGPEGCVAASCSTFQQINTLYCHANPAWFCQCRPGLGNVWILQVMTCPEPETVFSFRHQVCVHPSMRDEAECDPAGAGDGPDDTDIEDDVDRACELAPCGTFEEINTLTCHPDVKRFCQCRPISTQPEDPNRGLFVAIAMPCAEGTSFSFRQQTCARDELWVDSCPP; encoded by the exons ATGTTTCAGCTAGTTG TTCTCAGCGCACTCGCCGTCATCGGAACCCTTCCGATAACCCGAGCTCAGAATGGTCCGGAGGGTTGTGTCGCCGCCAGCTGCAGCACTTTCCAGCAGATCAACACCCTGTACTGCCACGCCAATCCGGCTTGGTTCTGCCAGTGTCGTCCGGGCTTAGGCAACGTCTGGATCCTTCAGGTGATGACCTGTCCCGAGCCGGAAACGGTGTTCAGTTTCCGCCATCAGGTCTGTGTCCATCCTTCGATGCGGGACGAAGCCGAGTGCGACCCTGCCGGTGCCGGCGATGGACCTGATGACACCGACATTGAAGACGATGTTGACCGTGCCTGTGAGCTGGCTCCTTGTGGAACTTTCGAGGAAATCAATACCCTGACGTGCCATCCGGATGTGAAGCGATTCTGCCAGTGCCGACCGATTTCGACGCAGCCCGAGGATCCCAATAGGGGACTGTTCGTGGCGATAGCGATGCCTTGCGCTGAAGGGACTTCGTTCAGCTTCCGGCAGCAGACATGTGCTCGCGATGAACTGTGGGTCGACAGCTGTCCTCCGTGA
- the LOC110676205 gene encoding uncharacterized protein LOC110676205 codes for MDGTLQNPEEAGEYCDYEELDLDETGTGEVEGVEDADHLHDTSKYVFSFTGIFFQRFYKSQLRPKEWTRMVIYGDTATEIVDCMWEIALAKIERQVVFDEVTPRWSENVNPTVNDANEFITLQDTTKKKFYAIDSLTARILRSWKGKTMRVYVYVWSTNVQTSAQHQAILRKLLSPQNTDRAGAHSV; via the exons ATGGACGGAACTTTGCA gAACCCAGAGGAAGCTGGCGAGTATTGCGATTACGAAGAGTTGGATTTGGATGAGACAGGAACAGGTGAAGTTGAAGGAGTTGAAGATGCTGATCACTTGCACGATACCAGCAAGTACGTGTTCTCGTTCACCGGgattttctttcaaagattctacaAAAGCCAATTGCGCCCCAAGGAATGGACGAGAATGGTCATATACGGAGACACTGCCACCGAGATCGTCGATTGTATGTGGGAAATTGCGTTGGCGAAAATTGAGCGGCAAGTGGTATTTGATGAAGTTACCCCTCGATGGTCGGAGAACGTAAATCCCACCGTAAATGATGCCAACGAATTTATTACACTGCAAGACACcactaaaaaaaagttctacGCGATTGATTCACTTACTGCCAGAATTTTGAGAAGCTGGAAGGGAAAAACGATGAGAGTTTATGTGTACGTTTGGTCAACCAATGTGCAAACAAGTGCTCAACATCAAGCAATACTACGTAAGCTACTCTCACCACAAAACACGGACCGTGCTGGAGCACATTCAGTTTGA